Genomic DNA from Pelosinus sp. UFO1:
TTCTTTGTTTGGGAAACGTTATATATAGATTGACACAACCGGTTACTGCACCTGTAGCGGAAAAAGCAGTAATTGTAGTTAAGTCGGGAATGGCTGCCAATGAAATTGGTGAGTTGTTGTATCAACAAGGTATGATAAAAAGTGTATTAGCATTTCATGCTGTAGCTAAAATGCAGGGATTGGCAAATTCTTTGCAGGCAGGCGAATATGTAGTAAACAAAAATATGACGATTCAACAAATTGTAGCAATGTTAGCTAAGGGGGAAACAGTATATCAACAAATTACGATTCCAGAAGGATATACTGTCGATCAAATTGCGAAACTAATACAAGAAAAGCAGCTTGGTAGTGCGGAAAAGTTTAAAGCACTCGCTAAAAATAGTAATGTTTCTTCTTATCCTTATATGATGAATTATAATGCAAATGTAGTATATAAAGTTGAAGGATATCTATTTCCTAACACTTATCAAATCACTAAGGGTGCGACAGAAGAGCAATTACTAAATATGATGATTACTCAATTTGATAAAGAGCTTAGTGAAAGCATGAGGGAAAGAGCAACTGCAATTGGTTTATCAGTCAAGGATGTAATTATTTTGGCATCTTTAGTAGAGAAGGAAGCCCAAATAGAAGGTGATCGCCCAATTATTGCCGGAGTCTTTCTTAATCGTTTAAAACAAGAGATGCCTTTACAATCTTGTGCTACGATTCAATATATTTTAGGATATCCTAAAGTAGAACTTTCAGTGGAAGATACAGAAATTTCTTCTCCTTATAATACCTACCAACACATGGGACTACCTCCAGGACCTATTGCAAATCCTGGAATGGCAGCAATAAATGCTGTTTTATACCCAAAGGAAACCAGCTTTATATACTTTGTTGCAGATAAGCAGGGCGCGCATCATTTTAGTAAAACATATGAAGAACACCTTGCAGCAATTGAACAAGTGCGTAAATAATAGGAGTGATATATTGAATTTGCTAAATGAAATGGAAAGATATGCTACTGATAATAATATACCAATTATTAATAAAATGAGTAGTAATTTGCTAATTGACGCTGTAAAAAGTAAACAACCAAAATCGATTTTGGAAATCGGTACTGCCATTGGCTACTCAGCATTACTTATGGTTCAATATATGCCACAGGATGGTAAAATTACTACCATAGAGCAAGATGCTTCTCGTATTGATCTTGCTTATGATTACATTGCTAGGGCTGGTAGAACAGAACAAATTCAGCTATTAGACGGTGATGCGAGTACTATTTTATCAGATCTTGAGGGGACATTTGATCTAGTATTTATTGATGCGGCAAAAGCTCAATACCTTGATTATTTAGGTAAAATTATAGACAAGTTATCTGTTGGCGCTGTTATTATCGCTGATAATGTATTATTTCGCGGCATGGTTTTGAGTGAAGAGCCACCGTTGAAACGTTACAAAACTATTGTCAAGCGTTTAAAGGAATATTTGGAATTTGTTAATACAGATTCTCGTTTTACTACAACAATTCACCATGAGGGTGATGGAGTGGCTATTTCTTATTATCAAGGAGCGAATAAAAAGTGAGAAAACCCGAACTTTTGGCACCTGCTGGTAATTTTGAAAAGCTTAAGATGGCTCTTCTTTATGGAGCAGACGCTGTATTTATGGCCGGCAAGTCCTTTGGACTGAGAGCTTTTAGCGGTAATTTTACGGAAGATGAGCTAAAAGAGGGTATTAATTTTGCCCATAGTTTACAAAAAAAAGCATATGTTACTGTGAACATATTTCCTCATAATGAGGATCTACCAGAACTACCTGCCTACATTAAATTTTTAGTTGACTGTCATGTTGACGCAGTGATTGTTGCCGATGTTGGTGTATACCGAATTGTTCGAGAAGTAGCACCTACATTACCTATTCATATTAGTACGCAAGCCAATAACACTAACTGGTCTTCAGTACTTTTCTGGCAAGAATTGGGGGCTGATCGAGTAGTGCTCGCTCGTGAATTGTCTCTAGAAGAAATTACAGAAATTAGGCAAAAAGTGAGTCTTGATCTTGAAGCGTTTGTTCATGGAGCGATGTGTATATCTTATTCTGGACGTTGCTTAATGAGTAATTATTTTGCTGATCGCGATGCAAATCGGGGACAATGCGCTCAACCCTGCCGCTGGAAGTTTAACTTAGTAGAAGAGAAACGCCCAGGTGAATATTATCCTGTACTAGAGGATGAACGTGGGACTTATATCTTCAATTCAAAGGACTTGTGTTTATTGCCAAACATTCCTGAATTGATCAATAGTGGCTTGGATAGTTTTAAAATCGAAGGTCGTATGAAAAGTGTACATTACGTGGCTACAGTAATTAAAGTATACCGTGAAGCCATTGATGCTTATATAGCGGATCCAGACAAATATAGTGTTAAAACAGAGTGGCTCGAAGAATTGCAAAAAATCTCTCATCGTGCCTATACAAGTGGATTTTACTTTAACAAAGCAACTCAAGATGATCAAATTTATGGATCATCTTCTTATGAACAGACATTTGATTTTATTGGTTTAGTGAAAAGTTATGACGCCACGACACGTATGGCTATTATTGAACAACGCAATAATATAAAAATTGGGCAAAGAATAGAGATCATGCAACCTGGGAGGCCTAATTTTTCACAAGTCATTACTGAAATGTTTGACATGGAAGGCAATTCTATAAGTGTTGCGCCCCATGCTCAACAGCTTATTCGTATTCCTATGCTCCAAGAAACTGTGGAGTTTGCCATGTTACGCCGTGAGGTACAGGAAAATGCATGAACAAATTCTAATTCGTATTGATGTCAAGTACATAAATTATCTAAATCGGATTATGGAAGGGTATGAATATTTAGGTGTAGTTACTACTGTAAAAGATCAGGTTGGAGTATTACGTATCCGTGTTACACCCGATACATATAAAGAAGTACAAGATATATTAGAAAATCTACCGATTGAGTTTGAATATGTAAGCTCATAGCGCATAGCTGCAGTATAATGAAAAATTAATAATTTTACCAGACAATGCCATACTATCATTGAGGTGATAGTATGGCATTACAAGTTTCACGCATCTACAAAATGTTGACGTTATTTCTTTTGGTCAGTTGCCTACTAATTATGCGGTTATTCTATTTACAAATTATTGCTGGCAACGAGCTTGCAAGCCAAAGTTTAAGTATGCGTATTCAAGAAGTACCTATTGAAGTTGCCAGAGGAGAAGTTGTTGATCGCAATGGATTAGCGCTCACAAATACAGCGCAACATTTTAGCGTTGTTATTTTTCCAGGATTAATTCATAATGCTGAAACTACGGCTAGTCAATTAGCAATGTTAATGGGGCTTTCGAAAGAGTATATTCTATCGGAAATTACAGGTAATAAACGCCCCTTTAAGTTAAATAGTAAGGTTGATGCCATGGTTGGAGACAAAATAAATCTCTCTAACATTTCAGGAGTTATAGTCGTAGCGGAAAGAGTTAGATATGGTTATCTTCCTATAGCAGCCCATGTAACAGGCTATATTAATCATGCTGATAACCAAGGTGTCAGTGGCATTGAAGCTATGTATGATGACGTATTACGAGGCAGCCAGCCAGAATATGCTGCAGCATTGGTCGATGCAGGGCAACAGATTATACCAGGTTTAGGGTATAAGCGTTTACGATTGCTAGACCATTCTGGCCCAAGCAATGTAGTATTAACTATAGATAGACAAATACAAAAAGATGTGGAAAATATATTGGATAATCATGATGTAAAAGGGGCGGTAGTAGTAATACGTCCAAATACAGGTGAAATCTTAGCTATGGCGTCACGTCCTAATTTTGATGCAAATCATCTTGATGACTATTTAAAACAAAGTAGTGCGCCTTTATTAAATCGTGCTATCGCAGCGTATCAGCCTGGGTCAGTATTTAAATTAGTGGCGGCAGCAGCTGCATTAGAAATTGGGATTGTACATCCAGATGATAGTTTTTTTGATCCTGGTTTTATTGAGGTCGATCATATACGATTTAACGGATGGGACTATGACAAAGGTGGGCGTGGTAAATTGACTTTTACCGAAGCTTTAGCATACTCTAGTAACCCTGTCTTTATTGAAGTTGGCTTAAAATTAGGTGCGGAGAATTTAATTTCATATGCAAAAAAATTAGGCTTTGGTAACAAAACCAATTTAGATTTTTATGGTGAGGCTGAAGGGTATCTACCGCCAGTTGATAGTATTTATCCAGGAGAACTTGCAAATTTAACCATAGGTCAGGGAAAATTGGAGGCAACACCACTTCAAATTGTGTCATTAGTTGCAACGATTGCAAATGATGGCGTTAAAGTAAATCCGTATATAGTGAACAAGTTGACAAATGCGGAAGGCGTGGTTGTGAAAAATTATGTTGCAACACCAGGTAAGCAGGTATTAACCCAAAGAACCGCTAAGCAAATGCAAGAAATGATGGGAGCAGTTACCCGTTTTGGGACAGGGCAAGCGGCTTACGTGGAAACAATTGGTTCAGCAGGTAAAACTGGTTCTGCTGAAACTGGACGAACAAATGAGTCTGGGAAGAGTATTAATCATGCATGGTTTGCTGGTTATGCACCTTTAAAAAATCCACAATATGCGATAGTCGTTTTTATTGAAGAGGGAATGTCTGGCGGCGATGTAGCAGCACCAATTTTTAGTGAGATTATGTCAGCCATAATAGGCCCAGCAAAAGAATTGAAATAGCTTACAAAAAACTAGGCAATAAATTAAAAATATGATAAACTATATGAGATAATGAATTATTATGCTAAGGCTGTGATATTGTGATAGAAGAAAAACCTTGTATTTTGGTTATTCATGGGCCTAATTTGAATTTATTAGGAAAACGTGAACCAAATATTTATGGTAAGCTGACGCTAGATGAAATTAATGCAAATATAAGGGGAAAAGCTAACAACCTAGGTATTGCAGTGGAATTTGTTCAATCAAATCATGAAGGTTATATAGTGGACGCCATTCAGCAAGCTGAAGGCAAACATAAGGGTATTATTATTAACGCTGCGGCTTTTACTCATTACAGTATTGCTATACGTGACGCTTTAGCTGCTATTTCTGTTCCCGCTATTGAAGTGCATTTGTCGAATATTTATAAGCGTGAAGAGTTTCGCCATCATTCGGTTATATCTTCAGTTGTCTATGGTCAAATCAGTGGATTTGGATCTGATAGCTATCTTTTAGCATTGGAGGCAGTTGCCCGTTTAATCGGCAACAAGAGATAAAATGGAAAGAAGAATAATAAAACTTCGTAAGTTTATGAATGAAAATGATTTACATGCAATGCTTGTTAGTAAACCGGAAAATGTACGGTATTTCAGTGGATTTAGTGGTTCAGCCGGTATGTTATTAATCACTAATAACTCTAACAAATTATTAACGGATTTTCGTTATATTGAACAAGCTACTGCTCAAGCTAAGCAATTTGAAATAATACGCTATAGCGCAACTTTATGGAAAACATTGGCTGATCTTGTTAAGAGTTCAGATCTTTCAAAAATTGGCTTCGAAGGTGATTTTATCACTTATGATGGGTATCTTGAAGTAGTTGATACTCTTCCTATGATCTCCTTAGTACCAGTTAAATTAGATAACCTGCGTATGGCAAAAGATGATGCTGAAATTGTTTCTATTAAGAAGGCCGTAGAAATTGCTGACAATGCCTTTTTGCAAATCCTGTCTTTTATAAAACCTGGAATGACGGAGCAGGATGTTGCTCTTCAATTAGAATATTATATGCGTAAGCTTGGTGCAGAAAAGCCAGCATTTGATACTATAATGGCTTCTGGTGCTCGTGGGGCACTACCTCATGGAAGAGCTTCCGAGAAAGTAATTGAAGTCGGCGATTTTGTGACAATGGATTTTGGTGCAGTATATAAGGGCTATCATTCAGATATTACACGTACAATTTGTATGGGCAAAGCCAATACGCGGCAAAAAGAAATATATGGAATTGTCCTTGAGGCACAATTAGCAGGTGTCAAGGCTGTTGCTCCTGGAAAAGTTGGCAAAGAGATTGATACAGTATCTAGAGATATTATTACTAATGCTGGTTTTGGTGAATTTTTCGGTCACGGGCTAGGACATGGATTGGGGCTTAATATCCATGAAGAGCCGAGGCTTTCACCTACTAATATACATACTGTTTTATTGGAAAATATGGTAGTAACAGTTGAACCAGGAATTTATCTGCCTAATTGGGGTGGAGTTCGCATTGAAGACACTGTTTTAGTTAGTACTGAAGGGTGTCAGATATTGACTGCTAGTAACAAGCAGTTGATAGAATTAGACTAATTTATTTTTACAAATTGAATTTTTGGAGGTAGCAAAATGATATCAAGTGGTGACTTTCGTACAGGTGCAACAATTGAAATTGACAATAATGTTTGGCAGATAGTAGACTTTCAACACGTAAAGCCAGGTAAAGGTGCGGCTTTCGTGCGCACGAAAATGAAGAATGTACGTACTGGAGCGGTTGTTGAACGTACGTTTAATCCAGGTGAAAAGTTTCCTAAGGCTCATGTTGATCGTCGTGAGATGCAATTTTTGTATGAAAGCGATGGCAGCTATAACTTTATGGATAATGAAACCTATGAGCAAAGTGAATTATCCGCTGATCAATTAGGTGATGCAGTAAAATATTTAAAAGAAAATATGACTATTGGTATTATGTTTTTCCAAGGAACTATTATTGGTGTAGAATTACCAGTAGCAGTTGAACTTACAGTAGTTGAAACAGACCCTGGTATTCGCGGCGATACAGCAACTGGTGGTACTAAACCAGCGAAAATGGAATCTGGTTGTGTAGTGCGTGTACCTTTATTTATTAATATTGGTGATGTTCTACGAATAGATACCCGTACAGGTGACTATTTAGAAAGAGCGTAATTAGCTTTATATAGAGGTATAAAAGATTATTAAAAAATCTTTTATACCTCTATTTTTTATTTTTATATGAATAGATAATTCGAAAAATAGTTAAAATAAGTTGTAGTGACAGTTGAAAAAGTAACGAGAATAACTGTCTAACTATTGGGTATAATGAAAATATCGTAGTAAATTACTTTAAAGGGGGTTATTTCATATGGCAAATATTAAAGAACGAGTAGCTTATTTACAAGGATTGACGCAAGGTCTCAATGTCAGTTCTCACTCTGCCGAAGGTAAGTTGTTAATAAATATTATTGATGTCCTCGATGATATGGCTGAGGAATTTAGTAACATTCAGATGGTGCAAGAGGACTTAGAAACATATGTAGAAAGTATGGATGAAGATTTAACAGATTTAGAAGAAGAAGTATATGATGATGTTGCTGGGGAAGAACTAGTAGAGGTGCAATGCCCTTCTTGTCACGAAACAGTTAGTTTTGAGTCCAGTTTATTAGAAGATGAAGATGATTTAGAAGTTTCATGTCCTCATTGTGGTGAAACTGTATATGATAGTGCATTAGAAATTGAGGTTACGGATATTGGTGATGGACAAATTAATAATAACTTTAATTATGGACTACACCCTGGAATTTAGTAGTATATCAAAATAAATATACTTTTTCTTGGTTGTGATCTTTTATATGAAATTCTAGTTTGCAAAAAAATCCCGGGAAACCGGGATTTTTTTGTGTTATTGGCATAAATTTCTAGTTGCTCCATATCTATGTAAAGAAAGGATGTAAGATATATGACTGATAGCAAACTTATTTTAGTTAAGAATATCTTAGAAGGTTATATCTATCCTGTCTTACCTTATAAGTTAGTTACTATGATACAAGAGATACCTTTAGAAAAATTAATTGACCTAACGGAAATAAGATTACGAGTAAATCAACCCCTACTATTGGTATTAGGTAATACCGATATCCTTGTAAGCCCTATGGGAAAAGAATCAACTATTCATGGAAAAACTTATGTATGTAATCAAGATGATCTACAGAAAACATTGCAACTTATTAGTAAAAACTCACTATATGCCTTTGAGGAAGAGCTAAAAATGGGTTTTTTAACCATTGATGGTGGACATAGAATCGGTTTAACTGGACAGGCAATTGTAAATGCTGGAGAGGTTAAGGCACTAAAACATATAAGCTCTCTCAATATTCGTTTAGCTAGAGAGGTCAGGGGATGTGCTGACAAAATTATGCCATTTATTATTACTAAAGGAGGTCATGTCTTAAATACCCTAATTATTTCACCCCCTCGCTGCGGAAAAACTACAATTTTACGGGATCTTATAAGGCAAATAAGTGGAGGATCTAAAATATGTAAAGGACTGCAAGTGGGGGTTGTTGATGAACGCTCAGAAATTGCTGCATGTAAAAACGGAGTCAGTACTGTTGATTTAGGGCCGCGTACCGATATACTGGATGGTTGCCCTAAAGCTATAGGTATGTTGATGTTGATTCGCTCAATGTCACCGGCTGTAATAGCAACAGATGAGTTGGGGAGGGTTGAAGATATATATGCCGTTAATGAAGCCTTAAATGCAGGTGTTAGTGTACTAGCAACGGTACATGGTCGGAATAATAACGACTTGTTATATCGACCGTATGTGAAAGAGTTATTAGAAAATAAGTCCTTTGACCGTTACATTATCTTGGGAGACAGTCCATCTGTCGGTACTATTGAAAGAATTATCGATAGTAAAAGTAATGAAATTTTATGGGACATAACAACAAAGTAATTCACTGTGGATCATTTTTTCCATAGTAAAAAGGAGTAACGTAATGTGGCTAAAAATAATAGGTAGTATTTTGGTGTTAATAACAAGTTCCTATATTGGGTTTAAAATGGCGGCCTCGTGCCAAGAAAGGCCTCGCCATCTTAGGCAAATTATAAGTTGTATTGCATCAATGAGATCTTATATTTTATACGCCCGTGTTCCTCTACATGAAGCTGTGGCTCAATGTACGAATGGAATCTATGGACCTGTAGCTACTTTTTTTCAGAAAATAGCTGCTATGCTAGAAAAGCAAACAATATTGACTCCCCAGGAAGTGATAAGTAAGGTTTTACATGAAATGCAAGGAAGTTTAATGTTAAAGACTCCAGAAATAGAAGTACTACATGTTTTAGGTGGGAATTTAGGCCACATGAATTGTACGGAGCAAGAAAAATACCTATTGTTAGTAATTGAACAGTTAGAACGATTCGAGAATGAAGCGACAAGATTGCGCGATCTTAATACTAAAATGTATCGTTACTTAGGGGTTTGTGGGGGAATGGCCATAGTAATTATATTAGTCTAATAGGTATTAGCTAGTTATTTAAAATAACCGAAGGGTGGTAGTACTATGAAGGAGGATAATAATGGGCCTGGATATATTATTTAAGATTGCCGGTGTTGGTATTTTGGTTTCCGTTTTTCATACAGCACTAAAACAGGCTGGTAAAGAAGATATGGCACATTTATGTACACTGGCAGGATTTACTGTAGTTTTATTATGGGTTGTTCAATTATTAGGAAGGTTATTTACTACAGTACAAGATGTTTTTAAGTTATTTTAAGGGGTGCAGGGTGTGGAAATTATTCAAATTGTCGGGCTTGGATTTGTTGTAACCTTACTTATCTTAACAATTAAACGAGAAAGGCCGGAAATTGCAGTACAGTTAAGTTTAACCTTAGCAACCATCATTTTTTTAATAGTTCTTACTAAAATTAATGTTATTCTAAATTTATTCCGTGATATGGCGGATAAGGCTAATATTAGTCAAATGTATTTAAATACGATATTAAAAATTATTGGTATTTCCTATATTACTGAATTTGGAGCTCAAGTATGCCGAGATGCAGGCGAGGGAGCAGTAGCAGGTAAAATTGAATTTGCAGGTAAAGTGTTAGTTATGGTAATGGCTGTTCCTATTATCGCTTTGGTAATGGATACCATTGTCAGATTGATTCCATGAGGTGAAACATGAAAATATTTATTATGGCAATAGTATGGCTAATGCTTAACATAACTAGTGTTTTTGCCAATCCATTAAATAGTGTTGAAATTGAGCAGCAACTATTAGAGAAAGTTTCTCCTGAAAACATAAATCAATTTATTCAGCAAGTTAATCAAGAACTAAATGATGAGATCCCCTTATTAAATAGTGATACTATTCATGGTATAGCAACTCAAGGATTAAATGTAAGCTGGCAACATCTCAGGCAATCCATAATTGCAAACTTCTTTCACGAAATAACAGTAAGTACTCATTTAATGGGTAAATTATTATTTCTAGCAGTATTATGTGCAATGTTACAAAATCTACAGAATTCTTTTGAAAAATCCAGCATTTCTTTATTGGCCTATAGTGTTTGTTTTATTTTTATGTCATCGATTGCTCTAACTGCTTTCTATAATACATTAAAATTAGCAAGTCAAACAGTGGGGTATATGGTTGGATTTATGGAGGCTTTGTTACCCCTTTTAATGTCACTCTTAGCAGGAGTTGGGGCGATAACTTCTGCGAGTTTGTTTACCCCCTTAATGTTATTTGTCATAAGTAGTATGAGTGTTATTGTTAAAGATGTGGTTTTGCCTTTGTTATTTTTAACAGCAGCTCTTGAATGCTTAAACTTTCTTTCTGATACATACCGTTTAAGTAATTTAGCGAGTATATTAAAACAATCAGGTATGATAATACTCGGCTTCTCAATGGTAATATTTATTGGAGTTATTACAATTCAAGGCACAGCAGGTAGTATTGCAGATGGGTTAGCACTGCGCACGGCAAAATTCGCAACAGCAACCTTTATTCCTGTAGTAGGTAAAATGTTTGCCGACACGGTGGAATTAGTAATGGGCGCATCCCTACTTTTAAAAAATGCAGTTGGCATTTTTGGTATTATCGTAGTATCCATGATTTGCATACTTCCTTTAATTAAGATATTATCTTTAATTTTGGTGATAAAAATTTCTGGTGCATTAGTACAACCACTAGGCGATGAAAAAATGGCAAAATGTCTTGATTCTATAGGAAATAATTTATTTTTAGTATTTGGTGCAGTATTAACAGTTGCTTTAATGTTTTTTTTAGATATAACCATGATTCTAGCTGCAGGTAGTGCAGCTATGATGCTGAGGTAGGTGTTTTTATTGATTGCTATGTTTACTGGCTGGGTTAAATATATTATTTTTGTTGTTTTATTTGCATCATTTTTAGAACTTTTATTACCAAGTAGTAGTATGCAACGATTTGTAAGGGTCATTATGGGATTATTTATTATGTTAGCAATTATGAATCCAATTATTTCAATAATACAAAATCATTTAATACCAACAAATCAAGTACCAGCACTGAGTACAAACTTTGGCAATTCCATAATGAATGATTCAATGAACATGTCTAACGAGCGTGAAAGGTTATCTCTTGAACTGTACAAAAAAGAATTAGCTCAGCAAATGAAAATTTTAGTAATGGCTATTGATGGTGTAGCCGATGTTCATGTAAATATAGAAATTAATACCGTCAAGAATAGCAGTATAGCAAGTGGTATTGAAAGTGTTATTTTATATATTAAGCCGGGTTTATCGGCAAAGGATCGGAAAGTTGCTGCCGTATCAAAGATAACGATTGGCGAACAAAAAGATAAAACTGAAGACCCACATATAGATCTAAAAAAAAGAATTTCGGAGATAGTAACAGAGCTTTACCAAATTCCCAAAGAAAAAATTGAAGTAAGGATTATACATCCATAAAGGAGTGAGTAATATATGAACGGTTTAGATACTGTTTTATCGTATACAAAAAAAATGTGGCCGAGGCAATTACTAAAAGATGGGGTAATAAACTCACGATTAATTTGGCTAGGCATTTTAGGAATAGGGCTCTTGTTATTGGGAGGAGTCTTTGATCATTCCTTAATCGATTCTAATCAAAAAGCTCCTGCTGAAGTCAGTAAGAACCCTACTCCAGTAAATCGTAGTTATGAAGAGATTGTAGAAGGAAAATTAGCAAATGTATTATCACAGGTAAAGGGTGCCGGATCCGTTGTTGTTAATATCACGTGGGAAAATAGTAGCACGCAGGAACATGCTAAAAACGTAACAAAGGAAAGTAAAACCATTCAAGAAAAAGATACTTCAGGAGGAGTTCGTAGTACTACTGAAACCAAAGAGAGTGAACAAATTCTGGTAGGCAAGGAAAATGGTATCGATCGTCCAGTTCTTGTGCGAGAAGTAAAGCCAATAATAAAAGGTGTATTGGTTATCGCTGAAGGCGCATATGATTCTAATGTTAAGGCAAACTTAACGAAAGCTGTAGAAGCTGGCTTAGGGATTCCTTCCTATAAAATTACTGTATTAGCTCAAAAAAAGTGAGGAGTTTATTATGAAAATATTCACTTTCCACAAAATAAATAAATATACTATATTTGCTGTTGGACTGGGTATAACTATAATGATGCTTGTTCTAATTAAAGGTTTAGGTACCATGCTACAAGCAAAAGTAAATCAATCTAACGCAATGCAGGTTTCCGCAACAAGTGTTTCCGAACCTATTATCCCCACTAGTAGCCCAGATTTTTTTATCGAATATCGATTGGAACGCGATAAGATTCGAAGTGAGCGCTCAGATTTATTAAGAGAAAATATCAGAAATGCAAAAACAGATGATAGTAGAAATCAAGCCCAATCTACAATCCTGAAAATGATTGCTGAAAAACAAAAAGAAACTGAGATGGAAAGCCTAATAAAATCGCGTGGGTTTGCGGATGCTTTAGTATTTGTCAGAGAAAATTCAGTAAGTGCCATAATAAAGACCACCTCCTTATCTCGGGAAGAAGTAGTTCAAGTAGCAGATGTTATTAGTAAGGTCTCAGGAATGAAATCTGAAGATATTTCAATTAGCGCAAAACCTTAATATATGCAAGTTGCTTAGCTAGTTTGTAAAGATGGAAAATGTTTGTTATAATAAAATAGCTATCGTAACGTAATTGTATTATTATATATAGTATAAAATTATCTTGAAATGGGGGGGATTTGTGAGTGGATAAACGTGAACGCAGTGAAAAGATGGAAAATAACGACGTTGGCTCTATTCGTATTGCGGATGAAGTCGTAGGGATTATTGCAGGTATGGCTGCCACCGAAATTGCTGGCGTAGCAGGCATGAGTGCAGGCTTGGTAGGTGGTATTGCGGAGATGCTTGGCAAAAA
This window encodes:
- the mltG gene encoding endolytic transglycosylase MltG; translation: MSYRLMQFKWHILLVFVFLCLGNVIYRLTQPVTAPVAEKAVIVVKSGMAANEIGELLYQQGMIKSVLAFHAVAKMQGLANSLQAGEYVVNKNMTIQQIVAMLAKGETVYQQITIPEGYTVDQIAKLIQEKQLGSAEKFKALAKNSNVSSYPYMMNYNANVVYKVEGYLFPNTYQITKGATEEQLLNMMITQFDKELSESMRERATAIGLSVKDVIILASLVEKEAQIEGDRPIIAGVFLNRLKQEMPLQSCATIQYILGYPKVELSVEDTEISSPYNTYQHMGLPPGPIANPGMAAINAVLYPKETSFIYFVADKQGAHHFSKTYEEHLAAIEQVRK
- a CDS encoding O-methyltransferase encodes the protein MNLLNEMERYATDNNIPIINKMSSNLLIDAVKSKQPKSILEIGTAIGYSALLMVQYMPQDGKITTIEQDASRIDLAYDYIARAGRTEQIQLLDGDASTILSDLEGTFDLVFIDAAKAQYLDYLGKIIDKLSVGAVIIADNVLFRGMVLSEEPPLKRYKTIVKRLKEYLEFVNTDSRFTTTIHHEGDGVAISYYQGANKK
- a CDS encoding U32 family peptidase, with product MRKPELLAPAGNFEKLKMALLYGADAVFMAGKSFGLRAFSGNFTEDELKEGINFAHSLQKKAYVTVNIFPHNEDLPELPAYIKFLVDCHVDAVIVADVGVYRIVREVAPTLPIHISTQANNTNWSSVLFWQELGADRVVLARELSLEEITEIRQKVSLDLEAFVHGAMCISYSGRCLMSNYFADRDANRGQCAQPCRWKFNLVEEKRPGEYYPVLEDERGTYIFNSKDLCLLPNIPELINSGLDSFKIEGRMKSVHYVATVIKVYREAIDAYIADPDKYSVKTEWLEELQKISHRAYTSGFYFNKATQDDQIYGSSSYEQTFDFIGLVKSYDATTRMAIIEQRNNIKIGQRIEIMQPGRPNFSQVITEMFDMEGNSISVAPHAQQLIRIPMLQETVEFAMLRREVQENA
- a CDS encoding DUF4911 domain-containing protein, translating into MHEQILIRIDVKYINYLNRIMEGYEYLGVVTTVKDQVGVLRIRVTPDTYKEVQDILENLPIEFEYVSS
- a CDS encoding penicillin-binding protein 2; this translates as MALQVSRIYKMLTLFLLVSCLLIMRLFYLQIIAGNELASQSLSMRIQEVPIEVARGEVVDRNGLALTNTAQHFSVVIFPGLIHNAETTASQLAMLMGLSKEYILSEITGNKRPFKLNSKVDAMVGDKINLSNISGVIVVAERVRYGYLPIAAHVTGYINHADNQGVSGIEAMYDDVLRGSQPEYAAALVDAGQQIIPGLGYKRLRLLDHSGPSNVVLTIDRQIQKDVENILDNHDVKGAVVVIRPNTGEILAMASRPNFDANHLDDYLKQSSAPLLNRAIAAYQPGSVFKLVAAAAALEIGIVHPDDSFFDPGFIEVDHIRFNGWDYDKGGRGKLTFTEALAYSSNPVFIEVGLKLGAENLISYAKKLGFGNKTNLDFYGEAEGYLPPVDSIYPGELANLTIGQGKLEATPLQIVSLVATIANDGVKVNPYIVNKLTNAEGVVVKNYVATPGKQVLTQRTAKQMQEMMGAVTRFGTGQAAYVETIGSAGKTGSAETGRTNESGKSINHAWFAGYAPLKNPQYAIVVFIEEGMSGGDVAAPIFSEIMSAIIGPAKELK
- the aroQ gene encoding type II 3-dehydroquinate dehydratase, giving the protein MIEEKPCILVIHGPNLNLLGKREPNIYGKLTLDEINANIRGKANNLGIAVEFVQSNHEGYIVDAIQQAEGKHKGIIINAAAFTHYSIAIRDALAAISVPAIEVHLSNIYKREEFRHHSVISSVVYGQISGFGSDSYLLALEAVARLIGNKR
- a CDS encoding aminopeptidase P family protein, whose product is MERRIIKLRKFMNENDLHAMLVSKPENVRYFSGFSGSAGMLLITNNSNKLLTDFRYIEQATAQAKQFEIIRYSATLWKTLADLVKSSDLSKIGFEGDFITYDGYLEVVDTLPMISLVPVKLDNLRMAKDDAEIVSIKKAVEIADNAFLQILSFIKPGMTEQDVALQLEYYMRKLGAEKPAFDTIMASGARGALPHGRASEKVIEVGDFVTMDFGAVYKGYHSDITRTICMGKANTRQKEIYGIVLEAQLAGVKAVAPGKVGKEIDTVSRDIITNAGFGEFFGHGLGHGLGLNIHEEPRLSPTNIHTVLLENMVVTVEPGIYLPNWGGVRIEDTVLVSTEGCQILTASNKQLIELD
- the efp gene encoding elongation factor P; the protein is MISSGDFRTGATIEIDNNVWQIVDFQHVKPGKGAAFVRTKMKNVRTGAVVERTFNPGEKFPKAHVDRREMQFLYESDGSYNFMDNETYEQSELSADQLGDAVKYLKENMTIGIMFFQGTIIGVELPVAVELTVVETDPGIRGDTATGGTKPAKMESGCVVRVPLFINIGDVLRIDTRTGDYLERA
- a CDS encoding CD1247 N-terminal domain-containing protein codes for the protein MANIKERVAYLQGLTQGLNVSSHSAEGKLLINIIDVLDDMAEEFSNIQMVQEDLETYVESMDEDLTDLEEEVYDDVAGEELVEVQCPSCHETVSFESSLLEDEDDLEVSCPHCGETVYDSALEIEVTDIGDGQINNNFNYGLHPGI